A region of Lycium barbarum isolate Lr01 chromosome 1, ASM1917538v2, whole genome shotgun sequence DNA encodes the following proteins:
- the LOC132631832 gene encoding cardiolipin synthase (CMP-forming), mitochondrial, with protein sequence MKNATQSMANFRSIIKTLVSRNQNLNSSRTFLTHYSSSTIPLTPLLNCRRSHFLFRPTFLSPLASAVNFCPLFLSSPPCKLSQSATSLHLQSDFNLQFPTVSDLRLKFPYKLCFQSTHRLQQNGERNEKQSECGIAGEVRDSFVNLPNFISFSRMISGPFLAWMIIHDMYLPAFVGLAVSGATDWLDGYVARRMGINSVVGSYLDPLADKVLIAFVALAMVEKGLLPPGLVSLVVLRDVALVGGAVYKRAIILEWKWSSWYEFFNLDGARPQKVEPLMISKVNTVLQLALVAAALLQPDLGNEETQTYITYLSWLVAMTTVGSTAAYGSQHLRSGATFKNRL encoded by the exons ATGAAAAATGCTACTCAATCAATGGCGAATTTCAGATCAAtcatcaaaaccctagtttctcGAAATCAAAACCTCAATTCTTctagaaccttcttaactcacTATTCTTCGTCAACGATTCCATTAACGCCGTTACTTAATTGCCGGCGTAGCCACTTTCTTTTCCGTCCAACTTTCCTTTCTCCGTTAGCCTCCGCCGTTAATTTCTGTCCACTTTTTCTCTCTTCACCTCCTTGTAAACTTTCACAATCAGCCACTTCGTTACATCTCCAATCCGATTTTAATTTGCAATTTCCTACAGTTAGTGATCTCAGATTGAAATTTCCGTATAAATTGTGCTTCCAATCGACGCATAGATTGCAGCAAAATGGTGAGAGAAATGAAAAGCAATCTGAGTGTGGGATTGCTGGTGAAGTTAGGGATAGTTTCGTCAATTTGCccaattttatttcattcagtaGAATGATATCTGGTCCATTTCTCGCCTG GATGATTATACATGATATGTATCTTCCTGCATTTGTTGGGCTAGCTGTTTCTGGGGCAACTGATTGG CTAGATGGGTACGTGGCCAGGAGGATGGGAATAAATTCTGTTGTTGGTTCTTACCTTGATCCTCTTGCTGACAAG GTTCTTATTGCATTTGTTGCTCTGGCAATGGTAGAGAAGGGTCTTCTTCCCC CTGGGCTTGTTTCCCTGGTTGTGCTGCGTGATGTGGCCCTTGTTGGTGGTGCGGTATATAAAAGAGCTATCATTTTAGAGTGGAAG TGGTCAAGCTGGTATGAATTCTTCAACCTTGATGGAGCCCGTCCTCAGAAGGTTGAGCCTCTTATGATAAGCAAG GTAAATACAGTTTTGCAATTGGCCCTTGTTGCTGCAGCTCTCCTTCAACCGGATCTGGGTAATGAGGAAACTCAAACATATATTACTTACCTGAG CTGGTTAGTAGCCATGACAACGGTAGGTTCAACTGCGGCCTATGGATCACAACACCTTAGGAGTGGAGCTACATTTAAGAACAGACTCTAA
- the LOC132631809 gene encoding small ribosomal subunit protein mS86 (rPPR1)-like encodes MATSLRTTLKFTTTTLHHRRYSAASILNPDSRAALSSKEKSRAALTLLKSESDPTRILQICKAASLTPESHLDRIAYSKAISKLKSLNQTPKIRSFLQESATRPDLKSERAVAHFIVLYGQAGMVDEAVKTFEEMEGIPRTEKTLNSLLFACVLGKDYAKMKRVFVEFPKRYDLVPNLDTYNTVIKGFCESGSSSSVYSILDEMRRENVKPNAETFGNCITGFYKEGKYEDVGKMLVMMNEYNMAPGISTYNIRIQSLCKLKKSGEAKALLDGILSRGLKANRVTYGHLILGFCREGNLEEAKSMFRKMVNSGLKPDAECYFTMVYYLCQGRDFEAALKIYKRCLDDGWVPNFSTMKSLVEGLASIEKVDEAREVIAQVKEKISRNVEKWNEIEEALPKDVSG; translated from the coding sequence ATGGCAACATCACTTCGAACCACGCTCAAATTCACCACAACCACCCTCCACCACCGCCGTTACTCCGCCGCATCCATCCTAAACCCCGATTCACGCGCCGCCCTCTCCTCCAAAGAAAAGTCACGCGCCGCCTTAACCCTCCTCAAATCCGAATCCGACCCGACCCGAATCCTCCAAATCTGCAAAGCCGCTTCGTTAACACCCGAATCACACCTCGACCGCATCGCTTACTCCAAAGCAATCAGCAAACTCAAATCCCTGAACCAAACCCCCAAAATCCGCTCTTTCCTCCAAGAATCCGCGACCCGACCCGACTTGAAATCGGAGCGGGCCGTGGCTCACTTCATCGTTCTGTACGGACAGGCAGGTATGGTTGATGAGGCTGTAAAGACATTTGAGGAAATGGAGGGTATTCCAAGAACTGAGAAAACTTTGAATTCTTTGCTGTTTGCTTGTGTTTTGGGTAAAGATTATGCTAAAATGAAAAGGGtattcgtagaattcccgaaaaGATACGATCTTGTACCGAATTTGGACACGTATAATACGGTGATTAAAGGGTTTTGTGAGTCGGGTTCATCGAGTTCGGTTTATTCGATATTGGATGAGATGAGGAGGGAGAATGTTAAGCCGAATGCGGAGACGTTTGGGAATTGTATAACGGGGTTTTATAAAGAGGGGAAGTATGAAGATGTTGGGAAAATGTTGGTAATGATGAATGAATATAATATGGCACCGGGTATTAGTACGTATAATATAAGGATTCAGAGTTTGTGTAAGCTTAAGAAGTCGGGTGAGGCTAAAGCGTTGCTTGATGGGATTTTATCGAGAGGTTTAAAGGCGAATCGTGTGACGTATGGTCATTTGATACTTGGTTTTTGTAGGGAAGGTAATTTGGAAGAGGCCAAGAGTATGTTTCGAAAGATGGTTAATAGTGGATTGAAACCTGACGCGGAATGTTATTTTACGATGGTGTATTATTTGTGTCAAGGTCGGGATTTTGAGGCTGCATTGAAGATTTATAAAAGATGTTTGGATGATGGATGGGTTCCGAATTTCTCGACCATGAAGTCTCTTGTTGAGGGGTTGGCGAGTATTGAAAAGGTTGATGAAGCACGGGAAGTTATAGCTCAAGTGAAGGAGAAGATTTCGAGGAACGTTGAGAAGTGGAATGAGATCGAAGAGGCATTGCCGAAAGATGTTTCTGGTTGA